A window of the Iodobacter fluviatilis genome harbors these coding sequences:
- the ppx gene encoding exopolyphosphatase, whose product MPDYPIIAAVDLGSNSFRLQIARVVEGALFPLDSLKETVRLGAGLDASGALTLEAQQQAIEALSRFGERLRGLPVECVRAVATNTFRVAKNASVFLPQAEAALGFPIEVIAGREEARLIYIGAAHSLPATRDKRLVVDIGGGSTELITGSHFRIFRTESVPMGCVSWSLRFFPDGVITSERLAEAELAARGMLLSLVPDFNHEQWQRAVGTSGTARSIADILELNDFSALGITREGMDKLRQHILAAGHVDKVQLNGLRADRRPVLPGGFAIMMAVFDMLAVERMGVTFGALRDGVLYDLVGRQSEHDIRHRSVEQFQRRYHVDPYQAERVAILAGKLFTRMVADDAVGAHRLNMAAALHEVGRSIAHASYHKHSAYILLHADMPGFSKREQALLARLVLAHRGGLGKLGDDMIDLVEWSAILALRLATIFCRSRTDIDLPLLRCEANSKQFLLELDSAWLEANPLTAYALTEEVNAWQNIGMKLVVS is encoded by the coding sequence ATGCCTGATTATCCTATCATTGCCGCAGTCGACCTTGGTTCAAACAGTTTTCGCTTACAAATCGCCCGCGTGGTTGAAGGCGCGCTGTTTCCCCTGGATTCCTTGAAAGAAACCGTAAGGTTAGGGGCGGGTCTGGATGCCTCAGGCGCGCTTACGCTAGAAGCGCAGCAACAGGCGATTGAAGCCTTGTCGCGTTTTGGTGAACGTTTGCGTGGCTTGCCCGTAGAATGTGTGCGCGCGGTGGCGACCAATACATTTCGCGTTGCAAAAAATGCCAGTGTTTTTCTGCCTCAGGCCGAAGCCGCTCTGGGTTTTCCTATTGAGGTGATTGCAGGGCGGGAAGAGGCGCGGCTGATTTATATCGGTGCGGCGCACAGCCTGCCCGCCACGCGAGACAAGCGCTTGGTTGTGGATATTGGCGGAGGCTCTACCGAGCTGATTACCGGCAGCCACTTCAGGATTTTCCGTACTGAAAGCGTACCGATGGGCTGCGTGAGCTGGAGCTTACGTTTTTTTCCTGATGGCGTAATTACTTCAGAGCGTCTGGCTGAGGCCGAGCTTGCAGCGCGCGGTATGTTGCTTTCACTGGTGCCGGATTTTAATCATGAGCAATGGCAGCGTGCGGTGGGCACCTCTGGAACCGCCCGCTCGATTGCCGATATTTTAGAGCTGAATGATTTTTCTGCGCTGGGCATCACCCGCGAGGGGATGGATAAGCTGCGTCAGCATATTCTGGCGGCAGGGCATGTGGATAAAGTGCAGCTCAACGGCCTGCGGGCTGATCGCCGCCCGGTATTGCCAGGGGGCTTTGCCATTATGATGGCCGTGTTCGATATGCTGGCTGTAGAACGTATGGGCGTGACCTTTGGTGCGCTGCGTGATGGCGTTTTATACGATTTAGTCGGGCGGCAATCCGAGCATGATATTCGTCATCGCTCGGTTGAGCAGTTTCAGCGCCGCTATCATGTAGACCCTTATCAGGCAGAACGAGTAGCCATACTGGCGGGTAAATTATTCACCCGTATGGTGGCCGATGATGCGGTTGGGGCACATCGCCTGAATATGGCGGCGGCTTTGCATGAAGTAGGGCGCTCTATTGCCCATGCCAGCTATCACAAACATTCGGCCTATATATTGCTGCATGCAGATATGCCGGGGTTTTCCAAGCGCGAGCAGGCATTGCTGGCGCGGCTAGTGCTGGCACACCGGGGCGGCTTGGGCAAGCTGGGTGACGATATGATCGATCTGGTGGAATGGTCGGCTATTTTAGCGCTGAGACTGGCGACGATTTTTTGCCGCTCACGTACTGATATCGATCTGCCTTTACTTCGTTGCGAAGCCAATAGTAAGCAGTTTTTGTTAGAGCTGGACAGTGCATGGCTGGAAGCAAACCCGCTGACCGCTTACGCGCTTACTGAGGAGGTTAACGCGTGGCAAAACATCGGCATGAAGCTCGTCGTAAGCTAA
- the corA gene encoding magnesium/cobalt transporter CorA — protein MAKHRHEARRKLRTVPTASKVGMAPGSLHYVGPRDADPTLASLIEYGHGAEEFQETHFTSLTDGEDYQPRHPLLWLNLHGLANIDLLKVVGRRFGLHPLVLEDILNTEQRPKVEVFNGYVFICLRLVSVNEQGEICSEHVSIVLGRNYVLTFQEQPSGTFNQIREGLKSSQSQLRRFGSDYLVYTLLDKLVDRYFLVLEALSERCEDLDDAISSGPHPAQLQEIQALRRTMQYVKRGLWPLREVMNTLQRDEADFFRDETQLYLRDVYDHVVQMIESGEALRDLVNSLQDNYMSLQSNRMNIEMRRLTVLTTIFMPLTLIAGIYGMNFEVMPELHWRWGYFAVLGGMAVIGLSLTLYFRAKRWF, from the coding sequence GTGGCAAAACATCGGCATGAAGCTCGTCGTAAGCTAAGAACGGTTCCAACGGCCAGCAAAGTTGGTATGGCACCTGGCAGCCTGCATTATGTAGGCCCGCGTGATGCCGATCCAACGCTGGCCTCCCTGATTGAATATGGTCATGGTGCGGAAGAATTTCAGGAAACCCACTTCACTTCTTTGACTGATGGCGAAGATTATCAGCCTCGCCATCCCTTGCTTTGGCTGAATCTGCACGGCCTTGCCAATATTGATTTACTCAAAGTAGTAGGCCGGCGTTTTGGCTTGCATCCCTTGGTGCTGGAAGACATTCTCAATACCGAGCAAAGACCCAAAGTCGAAGTATTTAATGGCTATGTGTTTATTTGTTTGCGTCTTGTCAGTGTGAATGAGCAGGGGGAGATCTGCAGCGAGCATGTCAGTATTGTTTTGGGGCGTAATTACGTACTGACATTTCAGGAGCAGCCAAGCGGCACATTTAATCAAATTCGCGAGGGCTTGAAATCCAGCCAGTCACAGCTGCGCCGGTTTGGCTCAGATTATCTGGTCTATACCCTGCTGGATAAATTGGTAGATCGCTATTTCTTGGTGCTCGAAGCGCTTAGCGAGCGCTGCGAAGATTTGGACGATGCGATTTCCAGCGGCCCTCATCCTGCCCAGCTGCAAGAAATTCAGGCGCTGCGCCGCACCATGCAATATGTAAAACGGGGCCTGTGGCCGCTGCGGGAAGTGATGAATACTTTGCAGCGGGATGAAGCTGATTTTTTCCGCGATGAAACTCAGCTCTATTTGCGTGACGTTTATGATCATGTGGTGCAAATGATTGAAAGCGGTGAGGCCTTGCGGGATTTAGTCAATTCACTGCAAGACAACTATATGTCTTTGCAATCCAACCGTATGAATATAGAAATGCGGCGGCTTACGGTACTGACAACCATCTTTATGCCGCTCACTTTAATTGCAGGGATTTACGGTATGAATTTTGAAGTGATGCCAGAGCTGCACTGGCGTTGGGGCTACTTTGCCGTATTGGGGGGCATGGCCGTGATTGGCCTGAGTTTAACGCTATATTTCAGGGCCAAACGCTGGTTCTGA
- a CDS encoding DUF456 domain-containing protein, producing the protein MPDFLSAETAWWVLAWVLMISGLLGTLLPFLPSTPFIFGGMLLAAYLDQFARVGYGWLTVLGLLLILSMVLDYIAGAMGAKKAGASPAAVWGALIGGILGIFAGLPGLLLGPFVGAAIGEFWARQDVLQAGKVGIATLIGMLIGAVAKIAIGLSMFAVFAFAWWV; encoded by the coding sequence ATGCCCGACTTCTTAAGTGCAGAAACCGCCTGGTGGGTACTTGCCTGGGTTTTAATGATTTCTGGCCTCTTGGGCACCTTGCTGCCTTTTTTACCCTCCACCCCCTTTATTTTTGGCGGCATGCTGCTGGCTGCATATTTAGATCAGTTTGCACGAGTGGGCTACGGCTGGCTAACCGTACTGGGACTGCTGCTTATTCTATCCATGGTGCTGGATTATATTGCCGGGGCGATGGGAGCTAAAAAAGCAGGGGCCAGCCCGGCGGCAGTCTGGGGCGCCTTAATTGGGGGCATTTTAGGGATATTTGCCGGCCTGCCCGGCCTGCTTTTAGGGCCATTTGTTGGTGCCGCCATTGGCGAATTCTGGGCGAGGCAAGATGTGCTGCAAGCGGGCAAAGTGGGCATTGCCACCCTTATTGGCATGCTGATTGGTGCTGTCGCCAAAATTGCAATCGGCTTATCCATGTTTGCCGTCTTTGCTTTTGCATGGTGGGTTTAA
- the lgt gene encoding prolipoprotein diacylglyceryl transferase — translation MLIHPQFNPIAIQLGPVGIHWYGLMYLIGFMLFLFLGRMRAKKSNSWKPEELDDLLFYGVLGVILGGRLGYVLFYKPDFYFSHPLDILKVWEGGMAFHGGFLGVLVAMWVFGRKTGRSFFQVTDFIAPLVPLGLAAGRLGNFINGELWGRVTSADMPFAMIFPQAHDGLPRHPSQLYQFALEGISLFIILWLYSGKPRRTGQVSALFLLGYGIFRFIAEYAREPDDFLGYLALHLSMGQLLSLPMILIGIHLFWWSSKKTRHI, via the coding sequence ATGCTAATTCATCCGCAATTTAATCCCATAGCCATCCAACTTGGCCCCGTGGGTATCCACTGGTACGGGCTGATGTATCTCATTGGCTTTATGCTGTTTTTGTTTTTAGGCCGAATGCGCGCCAAAAAATCCAATAGCTGGAAACCTGAAGAGCTGGACGATCTGCTGTTTTATGGCGTACTGGGGGTAATTCTGGGTGGGCGGCTGGGCTATGTGCTGTTTTATAAACCTGACTTTTACTTCTCGCACCCTCTGGACATTCTGAAAGTTTGGGAAGGTGGCATGGCGTTTCATGGCGGCTTTCTGGGTGTATTGGTGGCGATGTGGGTATTTGGCCGCAAAACCGGCCGTAGTTTTTTTCAAGTCACCGACTTTATCGCCCCGCTGGTACCACTGGGCCTCGCGGCCGGCCGTTTGGGCAACTTTATTAATGGCGAATTGTGGGGGCGTGTTACTTCGGCAGACATGCCGTTTGCGATGATTTTCCCGCAAGCGCACGACGGGCTGCCCCGCCATCCTTCGCAGCTTTATCAGTTTGCTCTGGAAGGGATTAGCCTGTTTATTATTCTCTGGCTTTATTCTGGCAAACCGCGCCGTACCGGCCAGGTTTCTGCGTTATTTTTATTAGGCTATGGCATATTCCGATTTATCGCCGAATATGCCCGCGAACCCGATGATTTCCTTGGCTATCTGGCACTGCATTTATCAATGGGGCAATTACTCAGCCTGCCTATGATCCTGATTGGCATTCATTTGTTTTGGTGGAGCAGCAAAAAAACCCGCCATATTTAA
- the ilvD gene encoding dihydroxy-acid dehydratase encodes MPVYRSRTTTHGRNMAGARALWRATGMKDGDFDKPIIAIANSFTQFVPGHVHLHNLGQLVAREIEKAGGIAKEFNTIAVDDGIAMGHSGMLYSLPSRDLIADSVEYMVNAHCADAIVCISNCDKITPGMLMAALRLNIPVIFVSGGPMEAGKVDWKGGVRKLDLVDAMVEAADSRVSDEEVAAVERSACPTCGSCSGMFTANSMNCLTEALGLSLPGNGSMLATHGDRKQLFLQAGRTIVEIAKRYYEQDDDSVLPRSIATKAAFENAMSLDVAMGGSTNTVLHLLAAAFEAEVDFTMQDIDRVSRGVPCLAKVAPATQKYHMEDVHRAGGVMALLAELNRAGLIHTDAKTVHAPTMGEALAKWDIVVNDKESEAHRFFSAAPGGVATTIAFSQSMRWPELDLDRANGCIRNKANAYSQDGGLAVLSGNIAPLGCIVKTAGVDDSILKFTGRARVFESQDDAVASILADQIVAGDIVVIRYEGPKGGPGMQEMLYPTSYLKSKGLGKACALLTDGRFSGGTSGLSIGHVSPEAADGGLIGLVCEGDTIEIDIPQRSIRLAVDDAMLENRRATMEARGKNAWKPVDRQRYISPALRAYAAMTTSAHTGAVRDVSQVERKG; translated from the coding sequence ATGCCTGTTTATCGTTCCCGCACTACCACGCATGGCCGCAATATGGCCGGTGCCCGCGCCCTGTGGCGTGCAACTGGCATGAAAGATGGCGATTTTGATAAGCCCATCATCGCCATTGCCAACTCGTTTACCCAGTTTGTGCCTGGCCATGTGCACTTACACAATTTAGGCCAGCTGGTGGCCAGAGAAATCGAAAAAGCGGGCGGCATCGCCAAAGAATTTAACACCATTGCCGTGGATGACGGCATCGCCATGGGGCATTCGGGCATGCTCTACAGCCTGCCCAGCCGAGATCTGATTGCCGATTCGGTTGAATATATGGTCAATGCCCATTGTGCCGATGCGATTGTGTGTATCTCCAATTGCGACAAAATTACCCCCGGCATGCTGATGGCCGCGCTGCGCCTGAATATTCCGGTGATTTTTGTTTCCGGCGGGCCGATGGAAGCGGGCAAGGTAGATTGGAAAGGCGGCGTGCGTAAGCTGGATCTGGTGGATGCCATGGTGGAAGCCGCGGACAGCCGGGTGAGCGATGAAGAAGTCGCCGCCGTAGAGCGTTCTGCCTGCCCAACCTGTGGCTCCTGCTCGGGCATGTTTACAGCAAATTCGATGAATTGCTTAACCGAAGCATTAGGCTTATCCCTGCCTGGCAATGGCTCGATGCTGGCCACGCACGGCGATCGCAAGCAATTATTCCTGCAAGCGGGCCGCACCATTGTTGAAATCGCCAAGCGTTATTACGAGCAGGATGATGACTCTGTCCTGCCGCGCAGTATTGCCACCAAGGCCGCATTTGAAAACGCCATGAGTTTAGATGTAGCGATGGGCGGCTCGACCAATACCGTCTTGCACCTGCTGGCTGCGGCGTTTGAGGCTGAAGTTGATTTCACCATGCAGGACATCGACCGCGTATCGCGCGGCGTGCCGTGCCTCGCAAAAGTTGCACCCGCTACGCAAAAATATCATATGGAAGATGTGCACCGTGCAGGTGGCGTGATGGCGCTCTTGGCCGAGCTAAACCGTGCTGGCTTGATTCATACGGATGCCAAAACAGTGCATGCACCAACCATGGGTGAAGCGTTGGCAAAGTGGGATATCGTGGTCAACGATAAGGAAAGCGAAGCGCATCGCTTCTTTAGCGCAGCCCCTGGCGGTGTGGCCACTACCATCGCATTTAGCCAATCGATGCGCTGGCCAGAGCTGGACTTAGACCGTGCAAATGGCTGCATCCGTAATAAAGCAAATGCTTACAGCCAAGACGGTGGTCTTGCTGTGCTGTCGGGTAATATCGCGCCGCTGGGCTGTATTGTTAAAACCGCAGGCGTGGATGATTCCATTCTTAAGTTTACTGGCCGTGCCCGGGTGTTTGAATCGCAAGACGATGCGGTCGCTAGTATTTTGGCTGACCAAATCGTGGCGGGCGATATTGTGGTGATTCGCTATGAAGGCCCGAAAGGCGGCCCCGGTATGCAGGAAATGCTCTACCCAACCAGCTACTTAAAATCCAAAGGCTTGGGCAAAGCGTGTGCGCTGCTCACTGACGGGCGTTTTTCTGGCGGCACCTCTGGCTTATCCATTGGCCACGTTAGCCCAGAAGCGGCCGATGGCGGCTTGATTGGCCTCGTGTGTGAGGGCGACACCATCGAAATCGACATCCCACAACGCAGCATCCGCCTTGCCGTGGATGATGCAATGTTGGAAAACCGCCGAGCGACCATGGAAGCGCGTGGCAAAAACGCCTGGAAACCCGTTGATCGCCAGCGTTATATCTCGCCAGCTTTACGCGCCTACGCCGCCATGACTACCTCCGCCCATACTGGTGCGGTGCGTGATGTCAGCCAGGTTGAGCGTAAGGGTTAA
- a CDS encoding MGMT family protein: protein MSAIATAIRRVIARIPYGKVATYGQIAKLAGYPNHSRFVGRCLHDKDAPVPWQRVINGQGKVSPRGLDGNDDEQRFLLQCEGVMFGEGGKIDLKVYLWDGE, encoded by the coding sequence ATGAGCGCCATCGCAACAGCCATCCGCCGCGTCATTGCCCGCATCCCTTACGGCAAAGTGGCCACTTACGGCCAGATCGCTAAACTAGCTGGCTATCCCAATCACTCCCGCTTTGTCGGCCGCTGCCTGCACGATAAAGACGCGCCTGTGCCATGGCAGCGCGTCATCAACGGCCAAGGCAAAGTCAGCCCGCGTGGGCTGGATGGCAATGATGATGAACAACGGTTTTTACTGCAGTGCGAGGGCGTGATGTTTGGGGAGGGGGGGAAGATTGATTTGAAGGTGTATTTGTGGGATGGGGAATGA
- a CDS encoding Ig-like domain-containing protein, translating to MERINFNGKAARKVAGGLLLLATIMLTACNGSSGGDSSSTTPTPTPVPNASGVAAKMEVLASTPNLASDGNTPVVITARVKDANNVVLEGQTVIFSTQDSAQIAVLNAGLTDKTGSATANVTTGSDQSSRSITVKATAGAISEKVTITVSGTKITLNGSNSLVLNKESSLTISLKDAAGKGVAGQKVALTSALGNTFKVNNVAATEATTGDNGQATITYQAIKAGADVVKTTALGESATLDISISNNTFDLTPSSTSQGAVNFGKIPAEVNLDSFVKLDLLYSIAGVPQSNVPVSFTATRGNLVASSGKTDANGKVSVTITSTTAGASQITATASGISNNYDVEFVATAPSKVVVQPDTTVVRAGASTAITAIVRDASSNLVKNQAVNFNLIDPTGGRLSIGSGITNSSGQTSTNYTAGNSSSAKDGVTITATLANNPSINAKTQVTVGGKSLFIRLGTGNQIEDKNTTQNITPYSVIVTDAAGNPVAGVQVTLAVIPTKYLKGIYKPDGDSDGDGKPDFWLQHPSATCLSEDKNNDGILDPGEDDPADGNGNGNGTLEPGFVATVYDALNPTSNTVKTDETGSAFIKVLYGKNYSSWAIVKLQATIRVEGSEYSNAAVFNLPGLAKDYNDIKIPPPGVTSPFGTASVCTNPN from the coding sequence GTGGAACGAATCAACTTCAACGGCAAAGCCGCGAGAAAAGTCGCCGGCGGACTGCTGCTGCTGGCAACGATTATGTTGACGGCTTGCAATGGATCATCTGGTGGCGATAGTTCATCCACTACACCAACGCCAACGCCAGTTCCTAACGCATCGGGCGTTGCTGCAAAAATGGAAGTATTGGCCAGTACACCTAACCTTGCCTCTGATGGCAACACCCCAGTAGTTATAACAGCCAGAGTAAAAGACGCTAATAATGTTGTACTGGAAGGGCAAACAGTCATTTTTAGTACTCAAGACAGTGCACAAATTGCAGTACTGAATGCTGGCCTCACCGATAAGACAGGCAGTGCAACAGCCAATGTCACCACAGGTAGTGATCAATCCAGCCGAAGTATTACAGTCAAAGCAACAGCTGGTGCCATATCAGAGAAAGTAACCATTACTGTAAGCGGAACAAAAATCACGCTTAACGGCAGTAACTCTCTTGTGCTGAATAAAGAAAGCTCGCTGACAATTAGTTTGAAAGATGCTGCAGGTAAAGGCGTCGCAGGGCAAAAAGTAGCATTAACTTCTGCCTTGGGAAATACGTTCAAAGTAAATAACGTCGCAGCAACTGAAGCAACAACTGGGGATAACGGACAAGCCACAATCACATATCAAGCCATTAAAGCAGGTGCCGATGTTGTAAAAACTACGGCTCTTGGTGAATCAGCAACATTAGATATTTCAATTAGCAACAATACTTTTGATTTAACACCCAGCTCTACCTCACAAGGTGCCGTAAATTTTGGCAAAATCCCCGCGGAAGTAAATCTGGATAGTTTTGTTAAACTCGACCTGCTGTATTCAATTGCTGGCGTCCCGCAAAGCAATGTACCTGTCTCTTTCACAGCAACCCGTGGCAATTTAGTGGCCTCCTCAGGTAAGACAGATGCAAATGGTAAAGTATCAGTAACAATCACCAGCACAACAGCTGGTGCATCACAAATCACAGCAACGGCCAGCGGAATAAGCAACAACTATGATGTTGAGTTTGTAGCTACAGCGCCAAGTAAAGTTGTAGTTCAGCCAGATACAACAGTTGTTCGTGCAGGCGCAAGTACGGCCATCACCGCCATTGTTCGAGATGCCTCCAGTAACTTAGTAAAAAACCAAGCCGTCAACTTCAACCTGATTGACCCAACAGGTGGCAGGCTTAGTATTGGTAGTGGTATCACGAACAGCTCAGGCCAAACCAGCACCAATTACACGGCAGGCAATAGCAGCAGCGCCAAAGATGGCGTAACCATTACGGCCACACTGGCAAACAACCCATCGATTAATGCCAAAACTCAGGTTACCGTTGGCGGTAAGTCATTATTTATCCGTTTAGGTACTGGTAACCAAATTGAAGATAAAAACACAACTCAAAACATTACTCCTTACAGCGTAATTGTCACAGACGCAGCTGGTAACCCGGTTGCAGGCGTACAAGTGACGCTCGCGGTTATTCCGACAAAGTACTTAAAAGGAATTTACAAACCGGATGGCGATAGCGATGGCGATGGTAAACCTGACTTCTGGTTACAACACCCATCAGCAACCTGCCTGAGTGAAGATAAGAATAATGACGGTATTCTTGACCCGGGTGAAGATGATCCCGCAGATGGCAATGGCAACGGTAATGGCACACTGGAACCAGGTTTTGTTGCAACGGTCTACGATGCGCTTAACCCAACCAGTAATACAGTAAAGACGGATGAAACTGGCAGCGCATTTATTAAAGTACTTTACGGAAAGAACTACTCGTCTTGGGCAATAGTAAAACTTCAAGCCACAATCAGAGTAGAGGGAAGTGAGTATTCAAATGCTGCAGTATTTAACTTACCAGGCCTAGCTAAAGACTACAACGATATCAAAATTCCACCACCTGGAGTAACAAGCCCATTTGGCACGGCTTCTGTTTGCACTAATCCAAACTAA